The Dyella caseinilytica genome has a window encoding:
- a CDS encoding sigma-54 dependent transcriptional regulator — protein sequence MSSDTSIRCVVWFGEPTGVERTRLAQAGWHTRVANASAQGGGVGIRRGDMVVAMADLRNADIDTLTQMARLMAEHPRLPWLALLSTDTVVQTPEVERVLRASIDFFTAPIDMQRLIETLGNLAGEAPPPIVYSDVPGITGTSPAMMSVVASLRKYAPVDLPVLITGETGTGKEVAARALHKLSPRRDRPFAAINCGALPPNLVQSELFGHERGAFTGANARRIGHFEAAAGGTVFLDEVGDLPADAQMSLLRLLQEGSLERVGSTQSIKLDVRVLAATHVDLEKAVAQGRFREDLYYRLNVLRLRMPALRERADDVLQLAQLFLDAFRKQHDCHARTFSALARKALRDFSWPGNVRELLNRVQRAAVVAEGAQISVQDLDLQEVVASRSGHSSLGLTRTSAERDAVVACLRETRFNISECARRLKVSRVTIYRLCKKHQLVLEDMH from the coding sequence ATGAGTAGCGACACGTCGATCCGGTGTGTGGTGTGGTTCGGCGAGCCGACTGGTGTCGAAAGAACACGTTTGGCACAGGCTGGCTGGCATACACGAGTAGCGAATGCGAGTGCCCAGGGTGGTGGTGTTGGCATTCGGCGCGGCGACATGGTTGTCGCCATGGCCGATCTGCGCAACGCAGACATCGATACCCTGACCCAAATGGCCCGATTGATGGCCGAGCATCCGCGGCTTCCATGGCTGGCGCTGCTGTCGACTGACACAGTGGTGCAGACGCCGGAAGTCGAGCGCGTGCTGCGTGCGAGCATCGATTTCTTCACCGCGCCCATCGATATGCAGCGGCTGATCGAGACGCTCGGCAATCTGGCTGGCGAGGCGCCTCCGCCGATTGTTTATTCCGATGTACCCGGCATTACAGGTACCAGCCCCGCGATGATGTCGGTGGTCGCCAGCCTGCGCAAATATGCGCCGGTCGATTTACCGGTGTTGATTACCGGGGAGACCGGCACCGGCAAGGAAGTTGCAGCACGAGCCTTGCACAAATTATCGCCGCGACGGGACCGTCCTTTCGCGGCGATCAATTGCGGGGCATTGCCACCGAATTTGGTGCAGTCCGAATTGTTCGGTCACGAACGTGGCGCGTTTACCGGTGCCAATGCGCGACGCATCGGTCACTTTGAAGCAGCTGCCGGCGGCACCGTTTTCCTGGATGAAGTGGGCGATCTGCCGGCCGATGCGCAGATGAGTCTGTTGCGATTGTTGCAGGAAGGTTCGCTGGAACGCGTGGGTTCCACGCAGTCGATCAAGCTGGATGTGCGTGTGCTGGCCGCGACGCACGTGGACCTGGAAAAGGCGGTTGCCCAAGGCCGCTTCCGTGAAGATCTCTATTACCGGCTCAACGTGCTGCGCTTGCGCATGCCCGCGTTGCGTGAGCGTGCCGACGATGTGCTGCAGCTTGCGCAGCTGTTTCTGGATGCTTTCCGCAAGCAGCATGACTGCCATGCGCGTACATTCAGCGCCCTGGCGCGCAAGGCATTACGGGACTTCAGCTGGCCCGGCAACGTGCGTGAATTGCTCAATCGTGTGCAGCGTGCGGCCGTGGTGGCGGAGGGCGCGCAGATTAGCGTGCAGGATCTGGATTTGCAGGAAGTTGTGGCGAGCCGCAGCGGGCATTCCAGCCTTGGTCTGACGCGTACTTCAGCCGAACGCGATGCCGTGGTGGCGTGCCTGCGCGAGACGCGTTTCAACATCAGCGAATGCGCGCGTCGCCTGAAAGTATCGCGCGTGACCATTTACCGGCTGTGCAAGAAGCATCAGCTGGTGCTGGAAGACATGCACTAG